One stretch of Azoarcus sp. KH32C DNA includes these proteins:
- a CDS encoding cytosine permease yields MTNHGSDAADLEEMLQPIPEHRRTKSVWGQFWIWSGANVAPINWILGALGINLGLSLADTITVLVAGNLLGMLGFGAFVLLGQRTGVTGMVLSRAAFGRYGAYLPAAIQASLAVGWSAVNTWIILDLVMALFGQLGWVDPTAENFWWRLSTAATIMTTQVVICYIGYQAIAAFEKWTVPPTVLVLVAMSVVAWTQFDINWAYAGPEGKVLTGMPRLAAMSAVMTAIGIGWGIGWFTYAPDYSRFVSTSVCKTRLYLASTLGQFIPVVWLGVLGATLATKSGSADPGALIVSNFGVLAIPVLALVIHGPIATNIINLYTFGVAAQAMDIKISRHKLSIMVGVFAMLAVMFFMKQDNFAHALDSWLISIVAWVAAWGGIMAVHCFVFERNTKNFDFLFEGPESGHMRKFNPAAMVAFFGGLGCTYLFMYGIIPLFQGPIAVAMGGVDLSWLAGGLSSAILYYLLGRRYALRYSQAARGHAERVQAAGLQVARSRA; encoded by the coding sequence ATGACTAACCATGGTAGCGATGCAGCTGACCTTGAAGAGATGCTGCAACCGATCCCCGAGCATCGGAGAACCAAATCGGTTTGGGGGCAATTTTGGATCTGGTCGGGGGCAAACGTAGCGCCCATCAACTGGATTCTGGGCGCACTCGGGATAAATCTCGGACTCTCGCTCGCAGACACGATTACGGTCCTGGTGGCCGGCAACCTGCTTGGAATGCTTGGCTTTGGCGCCTTTGTGCTGCTTGGGCAACGAACCGGCGTCACCGGAATGGTGCTTTCCCGTGCCGCCTTCGGTCGGTACGGGGCCTACCTGCCGGCCGCCATCCAAGCATCGCTGGCAGTCGGCTGGTCAGCGGTGAATACCTGGATCATTCTTGATCTGGTGATGGCACTCTTCGGCCAACTTGGCTGGGTGGATCCGACCGCAGAAAATTTCTGGTGGCGTCTGTCAACCGCAGCGACCATCATGACCACCCAAGTCGTCATTTGCTACATCGGCTATCAGGCAATTGCAGCCTTCGAAAAATGGACTGTGCCACCTACGGTGTTGGTGCTGGTGGCGATGAGCGTTGTTGCCTGGACTCAGTTCGATATTAATTGGGCCTACGCAGGACCCGAAGGCAAGGTGCTGACCGGCATGCCGCGGCTCGCAGCCATGAGTGCTGTTATGACCGCTATCGGCATTGGCTGGGGCATTGGCTGGTTCACCTATGCACCGGACTATTCGCGCTTTGTTTCGACCTCTGTGTGCAAGACGCGCCTTTATCTTGCCAGTACGCTCGGTCAATTTATCCCGGTGGTGTGGTTGGGCGTGCTGGGCGCAACCCTGGCAACGAAGAGTGGAAGCGCTGACCCCGGGGCACTGATCGTCTCCAACTTCGGGGTACTCGCGATCCCTGTGCTGGCGCTCGTCATTCACGGCCCAATTGCGACCAACATCATCAACCTTTATACATTTGGCGTGGCGGCTCAAGCCATGGATATCAAGATCTCCAGGCACAAGCTGTCGATCATGGTTGGCGTCTTCGCAATGTTGGCGGTCATGTTCTTCATGAAACAGGACAACTTCGCACACGCGCTTGATTCGTGGTTGATCTCCATCGTGGCATGGGTCGCGGCCTGGGGCGGCATTATGGCCGTGCATTGCTTCGTCTTTGAACGCAATACCAAGAATTTCGACTTCCTCTTCGAGGGGCCGGAATCCGGGCACATGCGCAAATTCAATCCGGCGGCGATGGTGGCATTCTTTGGCGGTCTGGGATGCACCTACCTTTTCATGTACGGAATCATTCCGCTGTTTCAAGGCCCCATTGCCGTGGCAATGGGTGGGGTCGATCTCTCCTGGCTCGCCGGTGGCCTAAGCTCTGCAATTCTCTACTACTTGCTGGGCCGGCGGTACGCGCTGCGTTACTCACAAGCTGCAAGGGGACATGCAGAAAGGGTACAAGCAGCAGGGCTACAAGTGGCAAGGAGCCGAGCCTGA